In Arctopsyche grandis isolate Sample6627 unplaced genomic scaffold, ASM5162203v2 HiC_scaffold_107, whole genome shotgun sequence, the following are encoded in one genomic region:
- the LOC143921964 gene encoding uncharacterized protein LOC143921964: MLEETYNEFLLSKFKQLFSKEELKSFLEANEMQRPTVIRVNSLLTRRKDLVYALNQRKVETGNLEWTDTAIVAFKSEVPLGATPEYLAGHYMIQGANSMLSVLNLDIKENQKVVDLCAAPGGKSTHIGALLNNTGVLYANDVSKERISSLKSNIARMGIQNAIITNYDALLFDVGKLDRVLLDAPCSGTGVIAKDSSVKTSKTFEDLKKTVKLQRKLIIKAFDMLKSGGYMVYSTCSVLIEENEGVVDFLLTSRKNAKIVDLSVAVGKEGFTHFRSENFNGSLNKARRIYPHVHNMDGFFYVKIFKAE, from the coding sequence ATGCTAGAAGAGACATACAATGAATttcttttatcaaaatttaaacaacTTTTTTCAAAGGAAGAGCTAAAGTCTTTCTTAGAAGCCAATGAAATGCAAAGACCAACTGTTATTCGTGTCAATTCACTTCTTACGAGGAGGAAAGACTTAGTCTATGCACTAAACCAAAGAAAAGTTGAAACTGGAAATTTAGAGTGGACTGACACTGCTATTGTGGCTTTTAAATCAGAAGTGCCACTTGGGGCAACACCAGAGTATCTCGCCGGTCATTACATGATTCAAGGAGCCAATTCTATGCTTTCTGTACTCAATCTTGATATCAAAGAAAACCAAAAAGTTGTAGATTTATGTGCTGCACCAGGTGGAAAAAGTACACATATTGGAGCACTTTTAAACAATACAGGAGTTTTGTATGCAAATGATGTTTCTAAAGAAAGAATATCATCTCTAAAATCAAATATAGCACGAATGGGTATACAAAATGCCATAATTACCAATTATGATGCTTTATTATTTGATGTGGGGAAATTAGACAGGGTACTTTTGGATGCCCCGTGTTCTGGTACTGGTGTTATTGCTAAGGATTCTAGTGTAAAGACCTCAAAGACATTTGAGGATTTAAAAAAGACTGTAAAACTGCAacgaaaattaataattaaggcTTTTGATATGCTTAAGTCTGGTGGCTATATGGTTTACTCAACTTGTTCAGTTTTAATTGAAGAAAACGAAGGTGTCGTAGATTTTCTACTGACGtcaagaaaaaatgcaaagattgTAGATCTATCAGTTGCGGTAGGTAAAGAAGGATTCACACATTTTAGAAGTGAAAACTTTAACGGATCATTAAATAAGGCAAGAAGGATTTATCCGCACGTACACAACATGGATGGTTTCTTCtatgtgaaaatatttaaagcagaataa